In Companilactobacillus allii, one genomic interval encodes:
- the murD gene encoding UDP-N-acetylmuramoyl-L-alanine--D-glutamate ligase — protein MKTESNYANKKILVLGLAKSGFAVAKLLKKMNSDVTVVDSNPLAGNDEAKKLLDAGFNVITGSNDPKLIDNSYDYVVKNPGIPYSNELIKNAEKIGVPVITEPEIAYSFSDATTVAVTGTNGKTTVTTLIQLMLAHSPKFKKSYYAGNIGIPISDVIQKATKDDVVVTELSSFQLEGTIDLHPHVAVLNNIYSAHIDFHGTRENYINAKMHITKNQNKDDYFIVNWNTEEWRDLAKQSKANIMPFSDEQELNDGAYLKNNEIYFNNEFVMNTESIQVPGEHNVQNALAAINVAKIFDVSNEDIIDVLVSFKGVKHRIQYVDKFNDRKFYNDSKATNIEATIVALSAFKSPIVLIAGGLDRGNGFDELVPYLKGKVRNIILYGETADKMIDAAQKSGIENITKVNNLKEAVPEAYRQSKSLDVILLSPAAASWDQFDTFEQRGDQFIEEVEELKGKDNG, from the coding sequence ATGAAAACAGAAAGTAACTATGCAAATAAAAAGATATTAGTTTTAGGATTGGCCAAAAGTGGTTTTGCGGTGGCAAAATTATTGAAGAAAATGAACTCAGATGTAACAGTTGTTGACTCTAATCCACTAGCTGGTAATGACGAAGCTAAAAAATTATTGGATGCCGGATTTAATGTGATTACAGGAAGCAATGATCCTAAGTTGATCGATAATTCATACGATTATGTCGTTAAAAATCCTGGTATCCCATATTCAAATGAACTTATAAAGAATGCCGAAAAAATTGGTGTACCAGTCATCACTGAGCCAGAAATTGCTTATAGTTTTTCGGATGCAACAACGGTCGCTGTAACTGGTACTAATGGTAAAACTACTGTTACAACTCTTATTCAATTGATGTTGGCGCATTCACCTAAGTTTAAGAAGTCATATTACGCTGGTAATATTGGAATTCCCATATCAGATGTTATTCAAAAAGCAACTAAAGATGACGTGGTAGTGACTGAACTTTCTAGTTTTCAATTAGAGGGTACAATTGACCTTCACCCACATGTTGCAGTATTAAATAATATTTATTCGGCACATATCGATTTTCATGGAACTAGGGAAAATTATATTAACGCCAAAATGCATATTACTAAAAATCAAAATAAAGATGACTATTTTATTGTTAATTGGAATACAGAAGAGTGGAGAGATCTTGCTAAACAATCAAAAGCAAACATAATGCCATTCTCCGATGAACAGGAATTAAACGATGGTGCATATCTAAAAAATAATGAAATCTATTTCAACAATGAATTTGTTATGAATACAGAATCAATACAAGTTCCTGGTGAACATAATGTTCAAAATGCTTTAGCAGCAATTAATGTTGCAAAGATATTTGATGTAAGTAATGAAGATATCATTGATGTATTAGTATCATTTAAAGGTGTAAAGCATCGTATACAATATGTTGATAAATTTAATGACAGAAAATTCTATAATGACTCTAAGGCCACAAATATTGAAGCAACAATAGTTGCTTTGAGTGCCTTCAAGAGTCCCATCGTTTTAATTGCTGGTGGTTTGGACCGTGGTAATGGTTTTGATGAATTGGTTCCATATTTGAAGGGTAAGGTTAGAAATATTATTTTGTACGGTGAAACTGCTGACAAGATGATAGATGCTGCCCAAAAATCTGGTATCGAAAACATTACTAAGGTAAATAATTTAAAAGAGGCTGTTCCTGAAGCATATCGTCAAAGTAAGAGTCTTGATGTTATTCTTCTTTCTCCAGCTGCCGCAAGTTGGGATCAATTTGATACATTCGAACAACGTGGAGATCAATTTATTGAGGAAGTTGAAGAATTGAAAGGAAAAGATAATGGATAA
- the murG gene encoding undecaprenyldiphospho-muramoylpentapeptide beta-N-acetylglucosaminyltransferase, translating to MDKLRVIVSGGGTGGHIYPAMALIKRLKQRDMIEDVLYVGTEKGLESKIVKQAGLKFETIEISGFKRKLTVENIKVMQLFLSSIGKSKKIIKNFKPDIVIGTGGYVSSAIVYAAHSKHVPTVIHEQNTIAGVTNKFLGHFVDKIAIAFKEAQNQFSEKRKIVFTGNPRAQEVVGIKPNDRLKELGLKSGVSTVMIFGGSRGATPINNAAINAMDKFLNENYQVLFITGQAHFEAATKKIDKKYLNSENISVLPYIDNMPEILPDINLIVGRSGATSIAEITALGIPSIFIPSPYVTHDHQTKNAMTVAQNGAAKMIPEAELTSELLFDEINKIMNDSDTRLKMSKASKEIGVPDAADRLIKVLTDLVNK from the coding sequence ATGGATAAACTACGAGTTATCGTTTCAGGTGGTGGCACTGGTGGTCATATCTATCCTGCAATGGCGTTAATCAAGCGCTTAAAGCAAAGAGATATGATTGAAGACGTATTATACGTTGGGACTGAAAAGGGCTTAGAGAGCAAAATTGTCAAACAAGCGGGATTGAAATTTGAAACCATTGAGATTAGTGGCTTTAAACGTAAATTAACTGTTGAAAATATTAAAGTAATGCAATTATTTCTATCCAGTATTGGAAAGTCCAAAAAGATAATTAAAAACTTTAAGCCAGATATCGTTATCGGTACTGGTGGATATGTTTCCAGTGCTATTGTTTACGCCGCACATAGTAAACATGTTCCAACAGTTATTCATGAGCAAAATACGATTGCTGGTGTTACGAACAAATTCTTAGGACATTTTGTTGATAAAATTGCTATAGCTTTTAAAGAAGCACAAAATCAATTTTCTGAAAAAAGAAAAATTGTTTTTACTGGTAATCCTAGAGCCCAAGAAGTAGTTGGAATAAAACCAAATGATAGATTAAAAGAATTAGGTTTAAAATCTGGAGTTTCTACTGTCATGATTTTTGGTGGATCAAGAGGTGCCACACCAATTAACAATGCCGCAATCAATGCAATGGACAAGTTCTTGAACGAAAATTATCAAGTGTTGTTTATAACTGGACAAGCACATTTTGAAGCTGCAACAAAAAAGATTGATAAAAAATACTTAAATAGTGAAAATATCTCGGTATTACCATATATTGATAATATGCCTGAAATTTTACCAGATATTAATTTGATTGTTGGTCGTTCAGGGGCAACAAGTATTGCTGAGATCACTGCTCTAGGTATTCCATCAATTTTCATTCCGAGTCCATATGTAACGCATGACCATCAGACTAAGAATGCAATGACAGTGGCCCAAAATGGAGCTGCCAAAATGATTCCTGAAGCAGAATTGACAAGTGAATTACTTTTTGATGAAATAAATAAAATTATGAATGATAGTGATACTAGATTAAAGATGTCAAAAGCATCAAAAGAAATAGGTGTCCCCGATGCAGCGGATCGATTAATCAAAGTATTAACTGATTTAGTAAATAAATAA
- the ftsA gene encoding cell division protein FtsA, whose translation MDNSEFFVGLDIGTNSIKVVVAESSNDKLSVVGVGSERSEGVSRGVIVDIDKAAGAIKRAVKKAETQANITIRDVVVAISANMLQIEKCQGMIAVGSQSKEINENDVRQVMAAAMVQNLPSEREVVSLIPKQFSVDGFNNIRDPRGMIGVRLEMKGIIYTAPKTIVHNTKKAIQQAGLNIIHKVISPMALSQVVLNDGESDFGAVIIDMGAGQTTASIVHDHNLKLSTVDFEGGDYVTHDISIVLNTTIENAGQLKLYYGNADSKDADTDENISVEVVGKNEPDSISEEYLAEIIEARLEQVFTRLKDPLTDAGALSLPGGIVLTGGVAATPNIEKLAKQVFDVKVRSYIPSQMGMRYPSYSLGLGLVTYASRLNDIGVIADNVVNGAAIKRGSTNTQSVKELDQVQQEKVEPETVANEEPEQKQTESVQKAKPEKDKKISKVKDFWNKFFD comes from the coding sequence ATGGACAATTCTGAATTCTTTGTAGGACTAGATATAGGTACCAATTCAATCAAAGTAGTGGTTGCTGAATCGTCAAACGATAAGTTAAGTGTTGTTGGCGTTGGAAGCGAGAGATCTGAAGGGGTCAGCCGTGGCGTTATAGTCGATATAGACAAGGCCGCTGGCGCAATAAAACGGGCTGTTAAAAAAGCTGAGACTCAGGCAAATATAACGATACGAGATGTAGTAGTCGCTATATCTGCTAATATGCTTCAGATTGAAAAATGCCAAGGAATGATTGCAGTTGGTTCTCAATCTAAAGAAATTAACGAAAATGATGTAAGACAAGTTATGGCTGCCGCCATGGTACAAAACTTACCTAGCGAGCGTGAAGTTGTATCATTGATTCCTAAACAATTTTCAGTAGATGGTTTTAACAACATTCGTGACCCAAGAGGCATGATTGGTGTTCGTCTTGAAATGAAGGGAATTATCTACACAGCTCCTAAGACGATTGTTCATAACACCAAAAAGGCAATACAACAAGCAGGTCTAAACATAATACATAAGGTCATTTCACCAATGGCTCTTAGTCAAGTAGTTTTAAATGATGGTGAAAGTGACTTTGGTGCTGTTATCATTGATATGGGTGCCGGTCAAACTACAGCATCTATTGTTCATGACCATAATTTGAAACTTTCAACGGTTGATTTTGAAGGTGGAGATTATGTGACACATGATATTTCAATTGTACTTAACACCACAATTGAAAATGCCGGACAGCTCAAATTATATTATGGTAACGCTGATTCAAAGGATGCTGATACTGATGAGAACATCAGTGTTGAAGTAGTCGGTAAAAATGAACCAGACTCCATATCTGAAGAATATTTGGCAGAAATTATTGAAGCAAGACTTGAACAAGTCTTTACAAGATTAAAAGATCCATTAACTGATGCTGGTGCATTATCATTACCAGGTGGAATTGTTCTAACAGGTGGAGTTGCTGCAACTCCAAATATCGAAAAACTTGCTAAACAAGTATTTGATGTTAAGGTTAGAAGCTACATTCCTTCTCAAATGGGAATGCGTTATCCATCATATTCACTTGGATTAGGATTGGTAACTTATGCTTCAAGATTAAATGATATTGGTGTTATTGCTGATAATGTAGTGAATGGAGCTGCTATTAAACGTGGAAGTACAAATACTCAATCAGTAAAAGAGCTAGATCAAGTACAACAAGAAAAAGTAGAGCCAGAAACTGTTGCTAATGAAGAACCTGAACAAAAACAAACAGAGTCGGTTCAAAAAGCAAAACCTGAAAAAGATAAAAAGATTTCAAAAGTTAAAGATTTCTGGAACAAGTTTTTCGATTAA
- a CDS encoding cell division protein FtsQ/DivIB — translation MAKKKSSIVKNILFFFIAVVIIFMAYLGSPLSKVRNIYVKGVNDLGAQQVINATKVTDNSLLVNVFFEKNSIIQKTEKKLPSIKTVSFRTHNLRDLTIYVTEYRTLGLIYKGGYYYRIIDNGRVINQKMKAPIGNYPIYSGFNSNKELKEISGIYKKLPDSVRTNVSQIYNSKTKLNPYRIKIDMNDGNKVVADIRTVQKKMQYYPGIASQMTKKGTVNLEVGAYSYPFKGNK, via the coding sequence ATGGCAAAGAAAAAAAGTAGTATAGTTAAAAATATTTTGTTTTTTTTCATTGCTGTTGTAATAATCTTTATGGCCTATCTAGGTTCGCCTTTGAGTAAAGTTAGAAATATTTATGTTAAAGGCGTTAATGATTTAGGTGCACAGCAAGTTATCAATGCCACTAAAGTTACTGACAATTCTTTATTAGTAAATGTATTTTTTGAAAAGAACTCGATTATTCAAAAAACAGAGAAAAAACTTCCTTCGATTAAGACCGTGTCATTTAGAACACATAACTTGAGAGATCTAACAATTTATGTAACTGAATATCGTACACTGGGTTTGATTTACAAGGGTGGTTATTATTATCGAATAATCGACAATGGGCGCGTTATTAATCAAAAGATGAAAGCTCCTATTGGTAATTATCCGATATACAGTGGCTTTAATAGTAATAAAGAATTAAAAGAAATATCAGGAATATACAAAAAGTTGCCTGATAGTGTCCGAACAAATGTGTCACAAATCTACAATTCTAAAACCAAGTTGAATCCATATCGTATTAAAATTGATATGAACGATGGCAATAAAGTAGTTGCAGATATTAGAACGGTTCAAAAAAAGATGCAATATTATCCAGGCATTGCTTCACAGATGACGAAGAAAGGTACTGTTAATCTTGAAGTAGGTGCGTATTCTTATCCGTTTAAAGGTAATAAATAG